From Methylococcus capsulatus:
CTGAATACCGGCAGCCTGGCATCTTTTAGAATCGCCGCTGCCTGCCGAACCGCATCCTCCAGAGCGGCCGGCTCGCCGGCAATACGGGGAGCGGTATCGGTCACGGCCAGTTCGAAACCGGGAACCGTGACGGCATCGCCATTGGCCAGCACCCGCACGCTCGAACCGCAAACCTCGATTTTCAGGTCGTCGGAGGCGATACCGCAGAACGGACTGGGAACGCTCTCCCAGACCTTGGCCGAGGTGTTGTCGGTCATGCCCTTTCCTTTATAGTCTCTGATGAAGAGTCTGTAGTGGTTCCAAGCCCACCGCCAGCGGGGGCAGGGGACAGGCAGCCATCCGCGTGGCAGGCAAGCATAGGGAATCCAGACTCGTTTTTCAACTTGACGCCCCATGGGGCGAATGATCGACAAAAAGGCCCTGTTCCTCTACGCTAACATCTTTTTGGTGCGCCGCATGACCGATCGGGCCAACCCGCGGAGTGGCGCCGACATCGCCCCTGCACCACCCGAACACCATGCCGAAACCGTTTCCGCGCGTCCGTGTCCATGCTCCCGCCCGTCTGCATCTCGGGTTCATCGACATCTCCGGCACGTTCGGGCGCCGATTCGGCAGCATCGGTGTCGCGATCGACGACATAGCGACGCGCCTGAGCCTCTGGCCGAGTCGAGAACCACGCGCTGTCGGCCCGTCGGCGGAAAAGGCGCTGGCCATCCTGGAAAAGCTCGAAGCCGCTTTGAACCTGCCGGGCTCGGCCACGGTCGAAATCGAATCCGCGATTCCGGAGCATGTGGGACTGGGATCGGGCACACAGATGGCTCTCGCCCTGGGCAGCGCCCTCCTCCTGGCCTATGGGTTGCCGCTCACGCCCCGCAATCTTGCTCCTCGCATCGAAAGGGGCGCGAGATCGGGCATCGGCCTGGCTTCGTTCGAACAAGGCGGACTCATCGTCGACGGCGGGCGTGGCCCGGAGACCATCAGTCCACCGGTGATCGCCCGCTTGCCGGTGCCGGAAGACTGGCGCTTCATCCTGGTATTCGACTCGCGAGGGCAAGGGCTCCACGGCAAGCAGGAAATCGATGCCTTCCAGACCTTGCCGCCGTTTCCGGAACAAGAAGCCGCCCGCCTGAGCCATCTGATCCTGATGCAGACACTGCCCGCCCTGGCAGAACAGCGACTCGAAACCTTCGGCGCCGGCATTGCCGAGATCCAGCGATCCGTGGGTGATTATTTCGCCCCCGCGCAAGGAGGGTGCTTCACCAGCCCCGACGTCGCCGGCGCCCTCGACTGGCTGGCGGCGCAAGGTGCGGTGGGCATCGGCCAGAGCTCATGGGGACCCACGGGATTCTGTCTCGTCGCTTCCGAACGG
This genomic window contains:
- a CDS encoding beta-ribofuranosylaminobenzene 5'-phosphate synthase family protein, encoding MPKPFPRVRVHAPARLHLGFIDISGTFGRRFGSIGVAIDDIATRLSLWPSREPRAVGPSAEKALAILEKLEAALNLPGSATVEIESAIPEHVGLGSGTQMALALGSALLLAYGLPLTPRNLAPRIERGARSGIGLASFEQGGLIVDGGRGPETISPPVIARLPVPEDWRFILVFDSRGQGLHGKQEIDAFQTLPPFPEQEAARLSHLILMQTLPALAEQRLETFGAGIAEIQRSVGDYFAPAQGGCFTSPDVAGALDWLAAQGAVGIGQSSWGPTGFCLVASEREARRLAAAAAALKIAAHLDFKIARPRNRGADVTLAMPAAEAAPVQA